A genomic region of Anaerobacillus alkaliphilus contains the following coding sequences:
- a CDS encoding ArsR/SmtB family transcription factor produces MSKFNKENEPVCEIYCYDEVKVNERKVDLQQQQTLPVAQIFKALADDTRIKIAYSLSQVDELCVCDVANIVGCTMATASHHLRLLKNQGLAKYRKEGKLVFYSLDDDHVKQLIELAFIHSKEGQE; encoded by the coding sequence GTGTCCAAATTTAATAAAGAGAATGAACCTGTATGCGAAATTTATTGTTATGACGAAGTAAAGGTGAATGAGAGAAAAGTAGACTTACAACAACAGCAAACATTACCGGTTGCTCAAATCTTTAAAGCTTTAGCTGACGATACAAGGATTAAAATTGCCTATTCTTTATCACAAGTGGATGAACTATGTGTCTGTGATGTAGCTAATATCGTTGGTTGTACAATGGCAACAGCTTCGCATCACCTACGACTCCTAAAAAATCAGGGGTTAGCCAAATATCGTAAAGAAGGAAAGCTAGTATTCTATTCATTAGATGATGATCATGTAAAGCAACTAATAGAATTAGCATTTATCCATAGTAAGGAGGGCCAGGAATAA
- the uxaC gene encoding glucuronate isomerase: MKPFINEDFMLQSEAAKILYHDYAKDMPIYDYHCHLSPKEIAENKTFKNITEIWLYGDHYKWRAMRSLGISEELISGNGSDYDKFKAWSKAVPYTIGNPLYHWTHLELKRYFQTDLLLNEESSDEIWSHSNELLQREDFTVQKIIEKSNVKVICTTDDPTDDLQYHQAIKHNEDFQTKVLPTFRPDKAVEISRPDFNAYVDKLAETTNKEITTYESLLAAIETRAQYFHELGCRISDHGIQTLPFEPCTKEEASVIFEKVRSGLTVSHLEEMKYKTHTLLFLGRLYHSLGWAMQLHIGAIRNNNQRMFSKLGPDTGFDSVHDYSLAKQLNGFFNELDKNDELPKTIIYSLNPIHNYVIATACGNFQSGQGKGKMQFGSGWWFQDQKEGMLNQMTDLANLGLLSSFIGMLTDSRSFLSYTRHEYFRRILCQLVGGWVESGEAPADYQMLGSIVQDICYNNANQYFEIK, translated from the coding sequence TTGAAACCGTTTATTAACGAAGATTTTATGCTGCAATCAGAAGCAGCAAAAATTTTATATCATGATTATGCCAAGGATATGCCTATATATGATTACCACTGTCATTTAAGTCCAAAGGAAATCGCTGAAAATAAAACGTTTAAAAATATAACAGAAATTTGGTTATATGGGGATCATTATAAATGGAGAGCCATGAGAAGCTTAGGGATTTCTGAAGAGCTAATTTCAGGAAATGGTTCCGATTACGATAAGTTTAAAGCGTGGTCAAAAGCTGTACCTTACACGATTGGTAATCCTCTTTATCACTGGACACACTTAGAATTAAAGCGCTATTTTCAAACAGATCTTCTTTTAAATGAAGAATCTAGTGACGAAATTTGGAGTCACTCTAATGAATTACTTCAAAGAGAAGACTTTACAGTACAAAAAATCATTGAGAAATCTAATGTAAAGGTAATTTGTACAACAGATGATCCGACAGATGACCTTCAGTATCACCAAGCAATTAAACACAATGAGGATTTCCAAACAAAAGTTCTGCCGACGTTTCGACCTGATAAAGCTGTTGAAATTTCAAGACCAGATTTTAATGCGTATGTAGATAAATTGGCTGAAACTACTAACAAAGAGATTACAACATATGAAAGTTTGCTAGCTGCCATTGAGACTCGTGCTCAATACTTCCACGAGTTAGGATGTAGAATATCTGATCATGGTATTCAAACGTTACCTTTTGAACCTTGTACGAAAGAGGAAGCTTCTGTTATTTTCGAAAAAGTTAGAAGTGGACTAACGGTCAGCCATTTAGAAGAAATGAAGTACAAAACGCATACATTGCTATTCTTGGGAAGATTATATCATTCACTAGGCTGGGCAATGCAATTACACATTGGAGCTATACGTAATAATAACCAACGAATGTTTTCTAAATTAGGACCAGATACGGGGTTTGATTCTGTTCATGATTATTCATTAGCGAAACAGTTAAACGGATTTTTCAATGAATTAGATAAAAATGACGAGTTACCAAAAACTATTATCTACTCATTAAATCCGATTCACAATTATGTCATTGCAACTGCCTGTGGAAATTTTCAATCAGGACAAGGAAAAGGGAAAATGCAATTTGGTTCAGGCTGGTGGTTCCAAGATCAAAAAGAAGGCATGTTAAATCAGATGACAGACCTTGCAAATCTTGGTTTACTAAGCTCCTTTATTGGTATGTTAACTGACTCTAGAAGCTTCTTATCCTATACACGCCATGAGTATTTCAGGAGAATTTTATGTCAATTAGTAGGTGGTTGGGTAGAAAGCGGTGAAGCACCAGCTGACTACCAAATGTTGGGCTCGATTGTTCAGGACATTTGTTATAACAATGCCAACCAATACTTTGAAATCAAATAA
- a CDS encoding bifunctional 4-hydroxy-2-oxoglutarate aldolase/2-dehydro-3-deoxy-phosphogluconate aldolase, translating into MSLLNELTESGIVAVIRGANKDNIIPIAKALSAGGVKALELTVETPKILSLVEMAADELKDEAIVGVGTVLDPETARASIMAGAKFVFSPVVNIETIKMTKRYGVLSVPGAFTPTEILTAYENGADLIKVFPANIVGPGYFKDVHGPMPHIPLMPTGGINVTNVGAYIKAGAVAAGVGSTLVNTKKEITDEYLASLTEVASQFVREVQLSRGK; encoded by the coding sequence ATGAGTTTATTAAATGAACTAACAGAAAGCGGTATAGTAGCAGTCATTCGTGGGGCAAACAAGGATAACATAATTCCAATTGCAAAAGCATTGAGTGCTGGTGGAGTTAAGGCGCTGGAGCTTACGGTTGAAACGCCAAAAATTCTATCTTTAGTTGAAATGGCTGCAGACGAATTAAAGGACGAAGCAATCGTGGGGGTAGGAACAGTTCTCGATCCTGAAACTGCCCGTGCATCTATTATGGCAGGAGCCAAATTTGTCTTTTCTCCAGTCGTAAACATTGAAACGATTAAAATGACGAAACGATATGGGGTCTTGAGTGTCCCAGGGGCCTTCACTCCAACTGAGATACTAACAGCGTATGAAAATGGTGCTGATCTAATTAAAGTGTTTCCGGCTAATATAGTGGGGCCAGGATATTTTAAGGACGTTCATGGGCCGATGCCTCATATTCCGTTGATGCCTACAGGAGGTATTAACGTGACAAATGTTGGTGCGTATATTAAGGCAGGCGCTGTTGCAGCTGGGGTAGGAAGTACCCTTGTTAACACGAAAAAAGAAATAACGGATGAATATCTTGCTAGTTTGACAGAAGTAGCTAGTCAATTTGTTCGAGAAGTTCAGCTTTCCAGAGGGAAATAG
- a CDS encoding tagaturonate reductase codes for MDTLNKTLDKRTLPASVTFETQENLPERVIQFGEGNFMRGFVDWMINELNKQGLFNGKVVLVQPRGQDKIPVINNQDGLYTVVLRGVEDGEKVEKKEIISAVSRGIKVSDDWAELNNIITSTDIKFIFSNTTEAGLTYLKEDYNPDFPAESFPGKLTSLLYHRFTFFKGSSESGLVIIPCELVEENGNLLKKIVLKIAEDWELPSAFINWIKSHNKFCNTLVDRIVTGFPSDEINEFEQKLGYKDELLTVGEPYHLFAIEATPEVAKEIPFDQAGLNVKWGDITPFRNLKVRLLNGPHTMMSAVCYLAGVDTVQEVMEDVTLRKFIENGMLNEIYPTVDIDEVEKKQFLEAVIERFLNPYNKHYLKDIALSSVFKFKSRLVPSLLDYVEQKGTLPPAITFALAGLLAFNRPVRVEANELVGQRGEVEYSIRDNHEVMQILLSVWTKFDGTSEELTDLVSEVLSKKEIWGQDLHAVPNLTTTVATQLDEILKNGMRASVEKLVNQASTI; via the coding sequence ATGGATACTCTAAATAAAACATTAGACAAAAGGACTCTACCAGCATCTGTTACCTTCGAAACTCAAGAAAACCTTCCAGAGAGAGTCATTCAATTTGGTGAAGGAAACTTTATGAGAGGCTTTGTCGATTGGATGATTAATGAATTAAATAAACAAGGACTTTTCAACGGTAAAGTGGTCTTGGTACAACCAAGGGGTCAGGATAAAATTCCGGTGATTAATAATCAAGACGGGTTGTATACAGTGGTTTTACGAGGCGTAGAAGATGGCGAGAAAGTGGAAAAGAAAGAAATTATTTCTGCTGTCTCACGTGGTATAAAAGTATCTGACGACTGGGCAGAGTTAAATAACATAATAACTTCCACTGACATAAAATTCATATTTTCCAATACAACAGAGGCCGGACTAACCTACCTTAAAGAGGATTATAATCCTGATTTTCCTGCAGAGTCGTTTCCTGGTAAGTTAACCTCTTTACTTTACCATCGCTTTACTTTCTTTAAGGGGTCTTCAGAGTCAGGACTAGTAATTATTCCTTGTGAGCTTGTTGAGGAAAATGGAAATCTGTTAAAGAAGATCGTGTTAAAGATTGCTGAAGACTGGGAACTTCCTAGTGCGTTCATTAATTGGATAAAATCTCATAATAAATTTTGCAATACGTTAGTAGACCGAATTGTTACTGGTTTCCCGAGTGATGAAATTAATGAATTCGAGCAAAAGCTTGGCTACAAAGATGAACTATTAACAGTCGGTGAACCTTATCATCTTTTTGCAATTGAAGCAACTCCGGAAGTTGCAAAGGAAATCCCATTTGATCAAGCTGGATTAAATGTTAAATGGGGCGATATTACTCCTTTTAGAAATTTGAAAGTTAGACTACTTAACGGTCCTCATACGATGATGTCTGCTGTTTGTTACTTAGCAGGTGTAGATACTGTGCAAGAAGTGATGGAGGACGTTACATTACGTAAGTTTATTGAAAATGGAATGTTAAATGAGATATATCCTACTGTTGATATTGATGAAGTAGAAAAGAAACAGTTTTTAGAAGCGGTGATTGAACGATTTTTAAATCCGTATAACAAACATTATTTAAAGGACATCGCCTTAAGTTCTGTTTTTAAATTTAAGTCGCGGTTAGTTCCATCGTTATTAGATTATGTTGAACAAAAAGGTACTCTACCTCCAGCAATTACGTTTGCACTAGCAGGGCTTTTAGCGTTTAATCGTCCGGTAAGAGTCGAAGCAAATGAACTTGTTGGGCAACGTGGTGAGGTGGAATATTCCATTCGTGACAACCATGAAGTAATGCAGATCTTGCTGTCGGTCTGGACTAAATTTGATGGTACTAGTGAAGAATTAACGGACCTTGTTAGCGAGGTCTTATCTAAAAAGGAAATCTGGGGTCAAGATTTACATGCGGTGCCAAACTTAACAACAACTGTAGCTACACAGCTTGATGAAATTTTAAAGAATGGCATGAGGGCTAGCGTTGAGAAATTAGTAAACCAGGCTTCGACTATCTAA
- a CDS encoding UxaA family hydrolase yields MKADYILVYENDNVVVALKDLSEGDTILVNDQEIQLKTDAPFGHKVAIRPIPPGDHIVKYGYPIGHATEPIEVGEWVHSHNTKTNLSGTLEYTYNPVEPIKLVDPPVERTFNGYVRENGEVGIRNEIWIINTVGCINKTAEIIAKMANDQFKDQGIDGVFHYPHLFGCSQLGDDLLNTQKILSNLVHHPNAAAVLVLGLGCENNYVSQFKQVIGEYDEDRVKFLIVQEADDEITESLEVLEELVAFASKFKKQPIPVSKLKVGLKCGGSDAFSGITANPLVGAFSDILISHGGTSVLTEVPEMFGAETILMERAKDEDTFSKTVKLVNDFKEYYLKHNQVVYENPSPGNKAGGITTLEEKSLGCVQKGGFSTVVDVLDYGDRLKKSGLNLLQGPGNDLIAVTALAAAGSHIVLFTTGRGTPFGGPVPTVKISTNSQLAEKKKNWIDFNAGELLNGVQMNELANDLFEYIIQLASGDVVTNNEKFGFKEISIFKDGVIL; encoded by the coding sequence ATGAAAGCTGATTATATTCTAGTTTATGAGAATGATAATGTGGTAGTTGCCTTAAAAGATTTATCTGAAGGAGATACAATACTAGTTAATGACCAAGAGATCCAATTGAAAACGGATGCGCCTTTTGGTCATAAAGTAGCGATTAGACCTATTCCTCCAGGAGATCACATCGTAAAGTATGGTTATCCAATTGGCCATGCTACAGAACCAATTGAAGTCGGTGAATGGGTTCATTCCCATAATACGAAAACAAATTTATCGGGAACATTAGAGTATACCTATAATCCTGTCGAACCTATAAAATTAGTAGATCCTCCAGTTGAAAGAACATTTAATGGGTATGTAAGAGAAAATGGTGAGGTTGGTATTCGTAACGAGATCTGGATTATTAATACCGTTGGTTGTATTAATAAAACGGCAGAAATTATTGCGAAAATGGCAAATGATCAATTTAAGGACCAAGGAATTGATGGTGTGTTCCATTACCCTCATTTATTTGGTTGCTCCCAGTTAGGTGACGACCTATTAAATACTCAAAAAATATTAAGTAATTTAGTTCATCATCCAAATGCAGCTGCAGTACTTGTACTTGGTCTAGGCTGTGAAAATAACTATGTATCACAATTTAAACAGGTGATCGGTGAGTACGATGAGGACCGAGTTAAGTTCTTAATTGTCCAAGAAGCTGATGATGAAATTACTGAATCGCTAGAAGTACTAGAAGAGCTTGTCGCATTTGCCTCAAAGTTTAAGAAGCAACCAATACCAGTTTCTAAACTGAAAGTCGGCTTAAAATGTGGTGGCTCTGATGCGTTTTCCGGTATCACAGCAAACCCACTTGTAGGAGCATTCTCAGACATTCTCATTTCTCACGGAGGTACATCAGTTTTAACAGAAGTACCGGAGATGTTTGGGGCAGAAACAATTTTGATGGAACGCGCAAAAGACGAAGATACTTTTTCAAAAACTGTCAAACTTGTGAATGACTTCAAAGAATATTATTTAAAGCACAACCAAGTAGTTTATGAAAATCCGTCTCCAGGAAATAAGGCGGGTGGGATCACGACTTTAGAGGAAAAGTCATTAGGTTGTGTTCAAAAAGGTGGCTTCTCTACGGTTGTTGATGTACTAGACTATGGTGACCGCTTAAAGAAATCAGGCCTAAATCTTTTACAAGGTCCAGGAAATGATCTAATTGCAGTGACAGCGCTAGCAGCTGCTGGATCACATATCGTTCTATTTACGACAGGAAGGGGAACACCGTTTGGAGGACCTGTTCCAACTGTTAAAATTTCAACGAACTCGCAGTTAGCAGAAAAGAAGAAAAATTGGATTGATTTTAATGCAGGAGAATTATTAAACGGTGTGCAGATGAATGAACTAGCAAACGATTTGTTTGAGTATATTATTCAATTGGCCTCCGGTGATGTTGTTACAAATAACGAGAAATTCGGATTTAAAGAGATCTCTATTTTTAAAGATGGGGTAATCTTATAG
- a CDS encoding sugar kinase: protein MDVVTIGETMVLFTPEDSPLMRYSHSYSRKFGGAETNVAIGLTRLGHSTGWISKVGNDEFGKAMVSFIRGEGVDTSQVKTDPHAPTGLYFKEVRSGEDVRVQYYRSGSAASKLTVNDLNEEYIAKAKYLHLTGITPALSDSCYEAILKAIAFAKKHKVTVIFDPNLRRKLWSEEKARSVLLEIAGLVDIILPGVDEGKFMFGESDPVKLGRLFLAQGADLVVLKVGSKGAYYFTRNSFQLVSGFPVKKVIDPVGAGDGFAAGLISGLLEGLTVELAVQRGNAVGAIATQIPGDFEGLPDREELERFIHAKDAEDISR from the coding sequence ATGGACGTAGTGACAATTGGCGAAACAATGGTGCTATTTACACCAGAGGATTCACCATTAATGAGATATTCTCACTCCTACTCACGTAAATTCGGTGGGGCGGAAACAAATGTTGCAATTGGGTTAACTCGGCTTGGCCATTCAACAGGCTGGATTAGTAAAGTAGGAAATGATGAATTTGGAAAAGCAATGGTTTCCTTTATTCGTGGTGAAGGCGTTGATACTAGCCAAGTGAAAACAGACCCGCATGCACCAACAGGACTCTATTTTAAAGAAGTAAGAAGTGGTGAGGATGTTCGCGTTCAATATTATCGAAGCGGCTCGGCTGCAAGTAAACTAACAGTAAATGACCTAAATGAAGAATATATTGCAAAAGCTAAGTATCTTCATCTTACAGGAATTACTCCAGCTCTAAGTGATAGCTGCTATGAAGCCATACTTAAAGCAATTGCTTTTGCGAAAAAACATAAGGTAACTGTCATTTTTGACCCGAATCTTCGAAGAAAGCTTTGGAGTGAAGAAAAAGCTAGAAGTGTATTGCTTGAAATAGCAGGATTAGTGGATATTATTCTTCCAGGAGTAGATGAAGGAAAGTTTATGTTTGGTGAAAGCGACCCTGTAAAATTAGGAAGATTATTTTTGGCACAAGGGGCAGATTTAGTTGTTTTAAAAGTTGGTTCAAAGGGTGCATACTATTTTACTCGAAATTCTTTCCAGCTTGTATCAGGATTTCCTGTCAAAAAGGTTATCGATCCAGTTGGAGCAGGTGATGGCTTTGCAGCAGGGCTCATTTCAGGCTTGTTAGAAGGCTTGACTGTTGAACTAGCTGTACAACGTGGAAATGCAGTAGGCGCCATTGCAACTCAGATTCCTGGTGACTTTGAAGGTCTACCAGATCGTGAAGAGTTAGAGCGCTTTATACATGCAAAAGATGCAGAGGATATTAGTAGATAA
- the kduD gene encoding 2-dehydro-3-deoxy-D-gluconate 5-dehydrogenase KduD codes for MAGLFSLEGKTALVTGARTGIGQAIAVGLAEAGADIILLGHQNNMQETEQMIESLGKKYKSVIVDLGNITELPTKCDELIAEIGHVDILVNNAGIIRREPAIDHSLSNWQAVIDTNLNSVFIISQKFAKSMIEKGAGKIINIASLLSFQGGITVPGYAASKHGVTGLTKALANEWASKGIQINAIAPGYIETNNTEALRADEERNKSILGRIPAASWGTPSDLVGAAVFLASPASNYVNGHVLVVDGGWMAR; via the coding sequence ATGGCAGGGTTGTTTTCTTTAGAGGGAAAAACAGCGTTAGTAACTGGAGCTAGAACTGGTATTGGCCAGGCAATTGCTGTTGGATTAGCTGAAGCAGGGGCAGACATTATTTTATTGGGACACCAAAATAATATGCAAGAAACGGAACAGATGATTGAAAGTCTTGGAAAAAAATACAAATCGGTCATTGTAGATTTAGGAAATATTACAGAATTACCTACGAAGTGTGATGAACTGATTGCCGAAATCGGTCACGTTGATATTTTAGTTAATAATGCAGGCATCATTCGCAGAGAACCAGCAATTGATCATTCCCTATCAAACTGGCAAGCTGTGATTGATACAAATTTGAATTCAGTATTCATTATTAGTCAAAAATTTGCTAAATCAATGATTGAAAAGGGTGCAGGGAAAATCATCAATATTGCTTCTCTACTATCTTTTCAAGGTGGAATTACTGTTCCTGGATATGCAGCTAGTAAACACGGCGTGACAGGTCTGACAAAAGCATTAGCAAATGAGTGGGCTAGTAAGGGTATTCAAATAAATGCAATTGCTCCAGGCTATATTGAAACAAATAATACTGAAGCACTAAGAGCGGATGAAGAACGTAACAAATCAATCCTAGGAAGAATCCCGGCAGCCTCATGGGGTACGCCTTCAGATTTGGTGGGTGCTGCAGTATTTCTTGCTTCACCTGCATCGAATTATGTAAATGGCCATGTGTTAGTCGTAGACGGTGGTTGGATGGCAAGATAA
- the kduI gene encoding 5-dehydro-4-deoxy-D-glucuronate isomerase: MEIKYCTHPKHAKHYTTEELREEFLLEKLFVTGEINMVYSHEDRVVIGGVVPTSELSLEAAATLKTEYFLERREIGIINIGSQPAVVTIDGEEITVNAKDCLYIGLGKREVTFKSVDQNNPARLYFVSALAHKEYPTRKIDISDATPVHLGDDSQSNKRTIYKFLHGDGVQTCQLMMGMTFLAPNNMWNTMPAHIHDRRNEVYLYFDLAEENRVMHFMGEPSETRHIVVANEQAIISPSWSIHSGVGTGNYTFIWAMAGENYTFTDMDFVDMKDLK; the protein is encoded by the coding sequence ATGGAAATTAAATACTGTACACATCCAAAGCATGCAAAACATTACACAACAGAGGAGTTACGTGAGGAATTCTTACTCGAGAAGTTATTTGTAACAGGGGAAATTAACATGGTGTATAGCCATGAAGACCGCGTAGTTATTGGTGGCGTTGTACCAACTTCTGAATTATCTCTAGAAGCAGCGGCAACTTTAAAGACAGAGTATTTCTTGGAGCGACGTGAAATAGGAATTATTAATATTGGCTCGCAACCAGCAGTTGTTACTATTGATGGAGAAGAAATTACAGTAAACGCTAAAGATTGCTTATATATTGGATTAGGAAAAAGAGAAGTTACTTTTAAAAGTGTAGATCAAAACAATCCAGCTCGTCTTTACTTCGTTTCTGCATTAGCACATAAAGAATACCCAACAAGAAAGATTGATATAAGCGATGCTACTCCTGTTCATTTAGGAGATGACAGTCAATCAAATAAACGTACAATCTACAAATTTCTTCATGGTGATGGCGTACAAACTTGTCAGTTAATGATGGGAATGACGTTCTTAGCACCAAACAATATGTGGAACACAATGCCTGCTCATATTCATGACCGTCGTAATGAAGTGTACTTATATTTTGATTTAGCAGAAGAAAATCGTGTCATGCATTTTATGGGTGAACCAAGTGAGACGCGCCATATCGTTGTTGCCAACGAACAAGCAATTATCTCGCCTAGCTGGTCTATTCACTCTGGTGTAGGGACAGGGAATTACACATTTATTTGGGCAATGGCAGGAGAAAATTACACGTTTACTGATATGGATTTTGTAGATATGAAGGATCTGAAGTAA
- a CDS encoding Gfo/Idh/MocA family protein: protein MKRYVFCGLSNRSFGMFIQPMLEKFSSRSEIVGLLDIDPLRFDVLKEKFPELGSIPTYTPDEIDQMIKETKPDAMIVAGRDDTHIDYILKGLEYDLEVITEKPMVTNAHDAARIIEAEEKSKGKVTVTFNYRYAPPHRKIKELILEGKIGRVTSIDLNWYIDTYHGASYFKRWNRMREFSGGLSIHKSTHHIDLVNWWIDQNPVEAFAYGALNYYGPEGELNPSKTDGRYCETCQEKIQCDYYMRWTNRSEETSIHDDHVKPSFNMGTKYTNYRQDACIFDSEINIEDTYVATVKYDKGALLSYSINFSTPYEGYRLAINGTKGRIETTEFHEPSRIPFPHPAQQTVDYFPLFGSKEIIHVVQNKGGHGGGDPLLLEDIFLGDDPRRNYEILAGAKAGGYSIAVGEALWRSTKENRSIKIDELLNVHSKIN from the coding sequence GTGAAGAGATATGTGTTTTGTGGTTTAAGCAACAGATCTTTTGGGATGTTTATTCAACCTATGCTAGAGAAATTTTCAAGTAGAAGCGAAATCGTTGGGCTTCTAGATATTGATCCACTACGTTTTGACGTTCTAAAAGAAAAGTTTCCGGAGTTAGGTTCCATTCCGACTTACACACCTGACGAAATTGATCAAATGATTAAAGAAACAAAACCGGATGCGATGATTGTAGCAGGCAGAGATGATACGCATATTGATTACATTTTAAAAGGGCTGGAATATGACCTTGAGGTTATTACGGAAAAGCCGATGGTAACAAACGCGCATGATGCAGCGAGAATTATCGAAGCTGAAGAGAAGAGTAAAGGGAAAGTTACGGTGACATTTAACTATCGTTATGCACCACCACATCGTAAAATTAAAGAACTAATTTTAGAAGGGAAAATAGGAAGAGTCACTTCTATCGATCTCAATTGGTACATTGATACGTATCATGGTGCTTCTTATTTTAAACGATGGAACAGAATGAGAGAATTCTCTGGTGGTTTATCAATTCATAAATCTACACATCATATTGACTTAGTAAACTGGTGGATTGACCAAAATCCGGTTGAGGCATTTGCATATGGAGCTTTAAATTATTATGGTCCAGAAGGAGAGTTAAATCCTTCAAAAACAGATGGACGTTACTGTGAAACATGTCAAGAAAAAATACAATGTGATTATTATATGCGTTGGACGAATCGTAGTGAAGAAACGTCAATCCATGATGATCATGTAAAGCCTTCGTTTAATATGGGGACAAAATATACAAATTATCGTCAAGATGCCTGTATTTTTGATAGTGAAATAAATATAGAGGATACTTACGTTGCTACGGTGAAATATGACAAAGGAGCACTACTAAGTTATTCAATTAATTTCTCAACACCTTACGAGGGATATCGGTTGGCAATCAACGGAACGAAAGGGAGAATTGAAACTACTGAATTCCATGAGCCTTCAAGAATACCTTTCCCACATCCTGCTCAGCAAACGGTAGATTACTTCCCGCTATTTGGATCAAAGGAAATTATCCACGTTGTTCAAAACAAGGGTGGCCACGGAGGTGGGGATCCATTGTTACTAGAAGATATATTCTTAGGTGACGATCCTCGTAGAAATTATGAAATCTTGGCTGGAGCTAAGGCTGGTGGCTATTCAATCGCTGTTGGTGAAGCGTTATGGCGTTCGACAAAGGAAAACCGTTCTATTAAGATCGATGAATTGCTAAATGTGCATTCAAAAATAAACTAA
- a CDS encoding carbohydrate ABC transporter permease, which produces MLNKKSKTSSIIYHTFMIGLGFLMIYPILWMFASALKPEAEIFHNAASLIPSELRWENYTIGWEGYGRYGFDLFFKNSMIVTSFVVLGALFSSSLVAYGFARLQFKFQKILFACLLGTVMLPIQVVIIPQYILFHKIGWVNTFLPLIVPAFLGGSAFFIFLMVQFIRGIPRELDESAVIDGCSQFGIFWHIILPLCKPALITVTIFAFMWTWDDFFTPLIFLQDTKLYTVALGLRGFMDPDAMTAWGPLIAMSSLSLLPQFILFIFCQKYIVEGIATTGLK; this is translated from the coding sequence ATGTTAAACAAAAAATCAAAAACATCATCTATTATCTATCATACATTTATGATTGGCTTAGGTTTTCTAATGATTTATCCAATCCTCTGGATGTTTGCTAGTGCCTTAAAACCGGAAGCAGAAATCTTTCATAATGCCGCATCCTTAATTCCTTCCGAACTCAGGTGGGAAAACTATACAATTGGTTGGGAAGGTTATGGCCGTTATGGCTTCGACTTATTCTTTAAAAACTCAATGATTGTAACGTCTTTTGTTGTACTAGGAGCTTTATTTTCTTCGAGTCTAGTAGCCTATGGTTTCGCAAGGTTACAATTTAAGTTTCAAAAAATCCTATTTGCTTGTTTATTAGGAACGGTAATGCTTCCAATCCAGGTAGTTATTATCCCGCAATACATCCTATTCCATAAAATTGGCTGGGTAAATACATTTCTACCGCTAATTGTACCAGCTTTCTTAGGAGGGTCAGCTTTCTTTATCTTCTTAATGGTTCAATTTATCCGTGGTATTCCACGCGAGTTGGACGAATCAGCAGTAATTGACGGTTGCAGTCAGTTCGGTATTTTCTGGCACATCATTTTACCACTATGTAAACCAGCACTAATTACTGTGACAATCTTTGCGTTCATGTGGACATGGGATGACTTCTTTACACCTTTAATTTTCTTGCAGGATACAAAGCTTTATACGGTAGCTTTAGGTTTGAGGGGCTTTATGGATCCTGATGCCATGACAGCTTGGGGACCGCTGATTGCGATGTCATCATTATCGCTTTTACCTCAGTTTATTCTATTTATTTTCTGTCAGAAATATATTGTTGAAGGTATCGCTACAACTGGTCTGAAATAA